The DNA region CAGGTCCTCGCCGCGCTGGTCGAGGCGGGAGTGCGAGGCGATGTCGCGGGGGTCGACGGTGCGGTTCATCTTGGCCTGGCGGCTGGCCTCGGCCTCGTCGTTGGTCTTCTCCGTGAGCATCCGCTCGATGGCGATCTCGGTGGGTTCCAGATCCATGGTGACGGCGACGGTGCGGATGACGTCGGGGGTGTGGACCAGGAGGGGGGCGAGGAAGTTGACGCCTACGGGGGTCATCGGCCACTCCTTCACCCAGGCCGTGGCGTGGCACCAGGGGGCGCGGGTGGTCGACTCGCGGGTCTTCGCCTGGAGGTACGTCGGCTCCATCGCGTCCAGCTCGGCGGGCCAGGCGTTGCGCTTGGTCATGGCCTGGATGTGGTCGATGGGGTGGTCGGGGTCGTACATGGAGTGCACGAGGGAGGCGAGGCGGCCCTGGCCGAGGGGCTGGCGGACGCGGATGTCGGCTTCCTGGAGGCGGGAGCAGATGTCGGTGAGCTCGCGGGCCATGACGACGGCGAGCCCGGCGTCCTTGTCGAGCTTCTTGCCGCCGTGCGGGCGGGACGCGCGGGCCATGGCCTGGGCCTCGGCGGCGAGGTCGCGGGAGTAGTGCATGCAGGCGACGAGGTAGGCGCGGTGCTGCTCGCTGCTGGTGGAGACCATCGACTGGAGCTGTTCGTAGCTGTCCCGCAGCCAGGGCAGGGCGCGGTCGTCGCCGCGCGCGCTGACGTCCTTGGCGTGCGCGTCGGGGTCGGCGGGCAGGGTGCGGGCCAGCATCTGGATGCGCGTCACGAAGCCGTCGCCGTTGGCGACGTGCTTGAGGAGCGTGCCGAAGCGGTCGACGAGGGCTTCCTGGTCCTCGCTGTCGCGCAGGCCGACGCCGGGGCCCTCGATCTCGATGGCGGCGGTGACGGTGCGCCGGTCGGCGTGCAGGAGTACGGCGATCTCGTCGGGGCCGAAGGGCGCGGCGAGCCAGTTGATGCGGCCGATGCCGGGCGGCGGGCCGATCTCGACCTCGCGTCCGTCGAGGCGCACCCCGGCCTCGGCGACGCCGGAGCGGTAGGTGGTGCCGCGCCGCAGGGTGCGCTTGAAGCTGCGGTTGATCTCGAACCACTTGTAGAAGGTGCGGCCCTTGTAGGGGAGGTACACCGCCGCGATCGCGATCAGGGGGAAGCCCATGAGCAGCAGGATGCGCGGGAAGAGGAAGGGGATGAGGATGCCGCACATCATGCCGAGGAAGGCGCCGCCGATGATCAGGGCGATCTCGCCGGTCTCGCGGTTACGGCCGATGATGGCGTTCGGCCGGGCGCGGCCGATCAGATAGGTGCGGCGGGGCGTGACCGGTGGGGACACATGGGACTGGGTCGTCAACGCCCTTCACCTCCAGTGCTGTTCGTACCGCCGCGGTTGCCCGCGTGCGGGGTGTTCGACGGGCTGGTACGGGGTGGGGGTGCGGCGGAGGGGACAGTTCCGCCGCCGTTCGGGGAGCCGGAGCGGTGGCCGTGGGTGGACACGCCGCTGCCGACGGCGTTGGCCGTGGCGGGCTGGGGCGGGGTGTCGCCGCCGCCCGCCTTGCCGCCGCCGGCCTTGCCGCCCGAGCGGGCGCTGTGGGTGCGGATGCCCTGGGCGACCCAGGCGGCGGGGGAGTTGAGGGCGGTGGCGGCGCGGTTCTCGGCGCCGCGCATGAGGCGGTTGTTGCGGGTGGCCATGATGTCGTCGCCGAAGCCGGGGACGAAGCGGTAGATGGAGGCGCTGGCGAAGATGGCGAGGAGGATGACGGAGAGCCCGGACACGACGGCCGACAGCGAGTCCGGCCCGTCCTCGCCCTGGAGCGCGCCCGCGATCCCGAGCACGATCACGATGATCGGCTTCACCAGGATGATCGCGACCATCAGGCCCGCCCAGCGGCGGATGCGGCCCCAGGTGTTCTTGTCGACGAGGCCGGAGTAGACGACGGTGCCGAGGAGCGCGCCGACGTACAGCATGGCGGCGCGGATCACCAGCTCCAGGCAGAGGATGCCCGCGGCGGCGATGGACACGGCGGACACGACGATCAGCATGATCGGGCCGCCGCCGATGTCGGTGCCCTTGTCCAGGGCCTGCGAGAACGTGCCGAAGAACTTGTCGGTCTCACCGCCCACGGACTTGGCGAGGACCTCGGAGATGCCGTCGGTCGCGGACACGACGGTGGCGAGGATCAGCGGGGTGAACGCCGACGCGAGCACCGTCAGCCACAGGAATCCGATGGCCTCGGACAGCGCGGTGAGCATGGGGACGCCGCGGATCGCGCGCTTGGCGACCGCGAGCAGCCACACGATCAGCGTGAGCACGGTCGAGGCGGCGAACACCACGGCGTACTGCTGCAGGAACTTCTCGTTGGTGAAGTCCACCGCGGCGGTGTCGTTCACGTACTCCGTGAGCTTGTTGACGATCCAGGACGCGGCGTCGCCGAAGCCGCGGGCGAGGGAGGAGAGGGGGTCGAGCTTGGAGAAGGCGCCGTCGTCGGAGGGGGCCCTGGGGGTGCCGCTGTCGCCGCCTTCGCCCCGTTCGCAGTACTTCTTGGCGGGGCCGCGGATGAGTTCGCAGGGGTCGTCGGGTTCCGCCGCGGCGCGGGTGGCCAGCATGAGGACGGCGGTCTGTACGGTCACCAGGGCGCCGGTGAGTGACAGGACGCGACGTCGGGTGCTACCGGGCATAGGTGAACCCTCCGTACTCCTCCACGGCCTTCGCCATGTCGTCGGCGGTGGAGGCCCGCTGGTCGCGGCCGACCGGGACGGGGCCGTCCTTCTGCTTGAAGTCGGCGACCTTCCAGTCCCCGTCGACCCAGCGCATGTCGTACGTGTTCGTGAACCAGCTCTCGGTCACGGGGTTCTCGGTGTTCTCGCCCGCGAGACCGAAGAGCGAGGAGTACCAGATCTCGACGGTCGCCGAGCCGCCGCCGAATTCCGTGACCTTGGTGCCCACCGGGATGATGCGGGACACGAACGTCGTGCCCTTCGGCGCGTTGCCGTCCTTGTTCAGGCCGATCCGGGACAGGAACGACTCACCTGCGTACACCTTGTCCAACTCTGGCTTGCGCTTGGCGGCGACCGTCGGGGTGTAGACGTTGTCGACGATCACGTGGCGGCGTGCCTTGTCGAACATGTCGGCGGAGCCGAGAGCGATGGCATAGTTCGCCGTCGCGCTCTCCACGCCCTGCTGGGTCTTCGGGAACCCGGAAGGGATGCCCGCCGCACCCTTCCCCTTCACCGGCTTCTCCCCCGTAGGCGCAGTAGGAGCCGCCTCCGCCCCCTTGCCGCCCCCGCGCCCCCCGTCCCCGCCCCCGTCGGACGACGAGTCGTCGCGGTTGGCGAAGGCGATGGCGGCGATGAGGAGGACGACGACGCCGATGACGGTGACGACGCTGCGGGAGGGGGACCGGCTCGCGCCGCGTGCGGGTCTGCGGGAGCCGTAGCCGTCGGGGCCGTCGCCCTCCGGGAGCCGCGTCCGGGTCTCGCCCGTGCCGCCGAAGAGGTCATCGTCATCGCTCATGCCGCGTACGTCCCCTCAACCTCTTGCTTGACCGCGCTATCCGCCAGGTGCACCCGGTACGACGGTAGCCGGGCCGACTCCGACGCGGGCGCGGTGTGGTGACTGGACATCAGGGAGTTGCAACCTCAGCCGGTGGGCGCGTCGGACGGGGGAGAACCCGGTGGCAGCCGGGGAACGGGTGTCAGACCGCCATGCCGTACACGATGGTGAACAGCGTGCCCAGCGAGCCGATGATGAAGACGCCGGTGAGTCCGGCGATGATCAGGCCTTTGCCCTGTTCCGCGCTGAAG from Streptomyces flavofungini includes:
- a CDS encoding SCO6880 family protein, with amino-acid sequence MTTQSHVSPPVTPRRTYLIGRARPNAIIGRNRETGEIALIIGGAFLGMMCGILIPFLFPRILLLMGFPLIAIAAVYLPYKGRTFYKWFEINRSFKRTLRRGTTYRSGVAEAGVRLDGREVEIGPPPGIGRINWLAAPFGPDEIAVLLHADRRTVTAAIEIEGPGVGLRDSEDQEALVDRFGTLLKHVANGDGFVTRIQMLARTLPADPDAHAKDVSARGDDRALPWLRDSYEQLQSMVSTSSEQHRAYLVACMHYSRDLAAEAQAMARASRPHGGKKLDKDAGLAVVMARELTDICSRLQEADIRVRQPLGQGRLASLVHSMYDPDHPIDHIQAMTKRNAWPAELDAMEPTYLQAKTRESTTRAPWCHATAWVKEWPMTPVGVNFLAPLLVHTPDVIRTVAVTMDLEPTEIAIERMLTEKTNDEAEASRQAKMNRTVDPRDIASHSRLDQRGEDLASGAAGVNLVGYITVSSRSPEALARDKRTIRASAGKSYLKLEWCDREHHRAFVNTLPFATGIRR